One window from the genome of Bdellovibrio sp. ArHS encodes:
- a CDS encoding RDD family protein: MVFRDLSAPQSTAASYEKNVTPIASVSDRFVALVLDFLIFSPVISLIIAGLVRQTKTFFLLDASSLEGTISAALVIGVAVFFTCLLQAVFLYYWQATPGQLFMQLRVVAYPHKQKRLSLNQCVMRSFMWCAGFLVLAIPFLEVVSHPLRRAFHERASDTMVVTLKEVPDEGPHPLESKFIASWMRMSFLFLLLFVVIGFFKTYHSLQVGEYSSKDPGHVSCKEIKASDLTATSRMDAALVLYLLNEISPECLNKEAEASLWNDPVGAQDLAYLAKYLTAPESDQEKYFDKICEDASSTTCATARYMLEDGEKEELENADPKLWVIQLLKSDEKYVEQDYASSLKLIEELQKVPALKSALEKRFVRSVWGLNEMAYAHPKKKGRVPASASEDSYIESFKERYEVP; encoded by the coding sequence ATGGTATTTCGCGATCTATCGGCTCCTCAGTCTACAGCGGCTTCGTATGAAAAAAACGTGACACCGATTGCTTCGGTGTCAGATCGTTTCGTCGCTTTGGTTTTGGACTTTCTGATATTTTCTCCGGTGATCAGTTTGATTATTGCCGGCCTAGTGCGCCAGACGAAAACCTTTTTTCTTTTAGATGCCTCTTCGCTAGAGGGCACGATTTCGGCGGCGTTGGTTATTGGTGTCGCTGTTTTCTTTACGTGTCTTCTGCAAGCCGTATTCTTGTATTATTGGCAGGCCACTCCCGGGCAGCTTTTTATGCAACTGCGTGTGGTCGCTTATCCTCACAAACAAAAACGTTTGTCGCTCAATCAATGTGTGATGCGCTCGTTTATGTGGTGCGCGGGTTTTCTAGTTCTGGCGATTCCCTTTTTGGAAGTGGTCAGCCATCCTCTGCGCAGGGCTTTTCATGAAAGAGCTTCTGACACCATGGTGGTGACTCTAAAAGAGGTGCCTGACGAAGGACCTCATCCTTTGGAATCCAAATTCATCGCCTCGTGGATGCGTATGAGCTTTCTTTTTCTTCTGCTTTTCGTCGTGATCGGTTTTTTTAAGACCTATCATTCGTTGCAAGTGGGCGAGTATTCCAGCAAAGACCCGGGCCATGTTTCCTGCAAAGAAATCAAAGCCTCCGACCTGACGGCGACTTCGCGTATGGATGCCGCATTGGTGTTGTATCTGCTTAACGAGATTTCTCCGGAATGTCTGAACAAAGAGGCCGAAGCTTCCTTGTGGAATGATCCCGTCGGGGCGCAAGATCTGGCGTATTTGGCGAAATATTTAACCGCGCCAGAGTCCGATCAGGAAAAGTATTTTGATAAGATCTGTGAGGACGCGAGTTCAACGACCTGTGCAACGGCCCGGTACATGCTTGAAGACGGGGAAAAAGAAGAGCTGGAAAATGCCGACCCCAAGCTTTGGGTGATTCAACTGCTTAAGTCAGATGAAAAATACGTTGAGCAAGACTATGCCTCCAGTCTTAAATTGATTGAAGAGCTGCAAAAAGTTCCCGCGCTAAAGTCTGCGCTGGAAAAACGCTTCGTCCGCTCCGTCTGGGGACTGAATGAAATGGCCTACGCGCATCCGAAAAAGAAGGGGCGTGTGCCTGCGAGTGCCTCGGAGGATTCCTACATCGAAAGCTTCAAGGAAAGATACGAGGTCCCATGA
- a CDS encoding S41 family peptidase, protein MSRFLAILLALGCAFGAYHFTLQKSFVNPYPAVCDLVSAKIFLADEQVKKWNRICHRRSRLVTPYSPKKLVIKDINNVLGLLNVSHLEVYDSSEVKSIWRGEALETGIESEFVDSELVIFKLHPKSPGALAGLKKGDVIKTINGEQPNPWEAATESGTYLIERADKEIAFQVKASSIIRKEEVSFEEFKNKSALIQIPSFRADFFADAKIKELEKKLQNVNRLVVDLRGNAGGNFVAGLRFLSLVICQPEEVGRLVRPRFAQNVTAELPDDLRDEKQLEVLDRNKEVILKTFHKDSCYQGDLRVLVDGKTASVAELVAQALKEFKKAPLLGSPSRGQMLVGVWYPLSEVGPGVEISIPEALYLSRSQYRIEGQGVELDKVLYYNLREMQAGIDSWVRSALD, encoded by the coding sequence ATGAGCCGTTTTCTTGCTATTCTTCTCGCATTAGGCTGCGCTTTCGGCGCTTATCACTTCACTTTGCAAAAAAGTTTTGTAAACCCTTACCCTGCGGTCTGTGATTTGGTCTCAGCCAAAATATTTTTGGCAGACGAACAGGTGAAAAAGTGGAATCGCATCTGCCATCGTCGCAGTCGTCTGGTGACTCCGTATTCGCCCAAAAAGCTTGTGATCAAGGACATCAATAATGTGTTGGGCTTGCTCAACGTTTCTCATCTCGAGGTCTATGACTCTTCGGAAGTGAAGAGTATTTGGAGAGGAGAAGCTTTAGAGACCGGGATTGAATCCGAGTTTGTCGATAGCGAACTGGTGATTTTCAAACTTCATCCTAAATCTCCGGGCGCTTTAGCGGGGCTGAAAAAAGGGGATGTCATTAAAACGATCAACGGTGAACAGCCCAACCCCTGGGAGGCGGCGACCGAATCGGGAACATATCTGATTGAACGGGCCGACAAAGAAATCGCTTTTCAGGTCAAAGCATCTTCGATCATTCGGAAGGAAGAAGTCAGCTTTGAAGAGTTCAAAAACAAATCTGCTTTGATTCAGATTCCCTCATTCCGTGCTGACTTTTTTGCTGATGCCAAGATAAAAGAATTGGAAAAGAAGTTGCAAAACGTAAATCGCCTGGTGGTGGATCTGCGCGGCAACGCTGGCGGAAATTTTGTCGCGGGTCTTCGCTTTCTGTCGCTTGTCATCTGTCAGCCCGAAGAGGTGGGTCGTCTAGTTCGCCCCCGATTTGCACAGAATGTAACAGCGGAACTGCCGGATGATTTGCGTGACGAAAAGCAACTGGAAGTTTTGGATCGCAACAAGGAAGTGATCCTGAAAACCTTCCACAAAGACAGTTGTTATCAGGGGGATCTTCGGGTGCTCGTCGACGGAAAAACCGCTTCTGTTGCGGAATTAGTCGCCCAAGCTTTGAAAGAATTTAAAAAAGCCCCTTTATTGGGAAGTCCCAGCCGCGGTCAGATGTTGGTCGGTGTGTGGTACCCTTTAAGTGAAGTGGGGCCTGGTGTCGAAATATCCATCCCCGAAGCCTTGTACTTGAGCCGCAGCCAGTATCGTATTGAAGGGCAGGGGGTCGAACTGGACAAAGTTCTCTATTACAACCTGCGCGAAATGCAGGCTGGGATAGACTCGTGGGTCCGCAGTGCGCTGGATTGA
- a CDS encoding helix-turn-helix domain-containing protein, with product MSRTVMIVVSDNQETIESAKKYWETHDVTVQAYSSSQWREGLDNAFFRQQLVAGVPALISGNSPVNSDAGGNVIQFPTATATSSNVQKMEELEAHAIENAIVQYKGNLTEAAKALGIGRATLYRKVKQYHIDPSAARKKKVAA from the coding sequence ATGTCACGCACAGTAATGATCGTGGTGAGCGATAACCAGGAAACGATCGAGAGCGCAAAGAAGTACTGGGAAACACACGATGTGACAGTTCAAGCCTATTCATCTTCACAGTGGAGAGAAGGTCTTGATAATGCATTTTTCAGACAACAACTTGTAGCAGGTGTTCCTGCTTTGATTTCGGGTAATAGCCCCGTTAATTCTGATGCTGGCGGTAACGTTATTCAGTTCCCAACGGCGACAGCAACTTCATCCAACGTACAAAAAATGGAAGAGCTTGAGGCTCATGCGATTGAAAACGCCATTGTACAATACAAAGGCAATTTGACTGAAGCTGCTAAGGCTTTAGGCATTGGTCGTGCGACTTTGTATCGCAAAGTTAAACAATATCACATTGATCCTTCAGCAGCTCGTAAGAAGAAAGTGGCTGCTTAA
- a CDS encoding TIGR02147 family protein has product MSKTVKKPDLFTYLNINQYLEDFYNYRKQSDRSFSYGSWALELGFTNRSFLRQIVIGRRSLTDKTIQTLCERMNYSAPEKEYFYLLVHYSKSKSAEQRNLYGRKLLQIIKSDHPQRADVQNYLEFLSSPLLPRLQILLSFQNIDKSSETLARMLGTSLHKIESALQLLQKINLAEGQTSTEGVMHWKSLQSSFRVPDKIGDAILLDYHELSLKEAIQAKSLPPAQRRYKSLLVPLSADEFEEFLQDLQVFIQQTLKKFDVDDLRSRRLYQINFNIHSVSEEG; this is encoded by the coding sequence ATGTCAAAGACAGTGAAGAAGCCCGATTTATTCACCTATCTGAATATCAATCAGTACCTGGAAGACTTTTACAATTACCGAAAGCAGTCCGACCGCTCGTTTTCTTACGGAAGTTGGGCTTTGGAGCTGGGCTTCACGAATCGATCGTTTCTTCGGCAGATCGTGATCGGAAGACGCTCTCTGACCGACAAAACTATTCAAACTCTGTGCGAAAGAATGAACTATTCCGCGCCAGAAAAAGAATATTTTTATCTTTTGGTGCATTATTCAAAAAGCAAATCCGCAGAACAAAGAAACCTTTATGGGCGCAAGCTTTTACAAATTATTAAGTCGGACCATCCCCAAAGAGCGGACGTGCAAAATTATCTGGAGTTTCTTTCCTCCCCGCTTCTTCCACGACTGCAAATCCTTCTGAGCTTTCAGAACATTGATAAATCTTCGGAAACACTGGCCAGGATGCTGGGCACGTCTCTGCATAAAATCGAGTCGGCTCTTCAGTTGCTTCAGAAAATCAATCTGGCAGAAGGTCAGACGTCCACCGAGGGCGTGATGCACTGGAAAAGTTTGCAAAGCTCTTTTAGAGTTCCCGACAAAATAGGCGACGCTATTCTTTTGGATTATCACGAACTAAGTCTCAAGGAGGCGATTCAAGCCAAATCACTTCCACCGGCCCAACGCAGATACAAAAGTCTTTTGGTTCCACTAAGTGCTGACGAGTTCGAGGAGTTCTTGCAAGACCTTCAGGTGTTCATCCAGCAGACCTTAAAAAAATTCGACGTGGATGATCTGCGCTCGCGCCGACTTTACCAAATCAACTTCAATATTCATTCTGTCTCGGAAGAAGGCTGA
- a CDS encoding Dps family protein, with product MKSSKKKSQSGALAIDIGIPEADRIKIADGLSRLLADSYTLYLKTHNFHWNVTGPMFQTLHLMFETQYTELAMAVDLIAERIRSLGVPAPGTYKEFAKLTSIEEPEGVPSAKEMIRQLVEGQEAVVKTARSIFPKVEKAGDEVSADLLTQRMQLHEKNAWMLRSLLEE from the coding sequence ATGAAATCCTCAAAAAAGAAATCACAATCTGGCGCACTGGCAATCGATATTGGAATTCCTGAAGCAGACAGAATCAAAATTGCAGATGGACTTTCAAGACTTCTTGCTGACTCATACACGCTTTATTTAAAAACGCACAATTTTCACTGGAATGTGACAGGCCCTATGTTTCAGACCCTGCACTTAATGTTTGAGACTCAGTACACAGAGCTGGCGATGGCTGTCGACCTGATCGCGGAAAGAATCCGTTCTTTGGGTGTGCCTGCTCCCGGTACGTATAAAGAATTCGCAAAACTGACAAGCATCGAAGAGCCTGAAGGAGTTCCTTCCGCTAAAGAAATGATTCGTCAGTTGGTTGAAGGCCAGGAAGCCGTTGTAAAAACTGCGCGCTCGATTTTTCCAAAGGTTGAAAAGGCGGGGGACGAAGTCAGTGCAGACCTCCTCACACAACGCATGCAACTTCACGAAAAGAATGCGTGGATGTTAAGAAGTTTGCTTGAAGAGTAG
- a CDS encoding AMP nucleosidase — MKTKKEIVDNWLPRYTGVPLNEFGQYILLTNFGNYVKMFAERFDVPVRGLDRPMQSATAENITILNFGMGSALAATCMDLLTAVNPKAALFLGKCGGLKKKNQLGDFILPIAAIRGEGTSNEYMPAEIPALPSFRLQKAVSSMIAKHQCDYWTGTVYTTNRRVWEHDEQFKDYLTKTRAMAVDMETATIFVTGFVNEIPRGALLLVSDNPMIPDGVKTEESDKKVTANFVDKHLSIGIDALRELRDSGESVKHLRWD, encoded by the coding sequence ATGAAAACAAAAAAAGAAATCGTCGATAACTGGCTGCCTCGCTACACGGGCGTGCCTTTGAACGAATTTGGTCAGTACATTTTGCTTACAAACTTTGGCAATTATGTGAAGATGTTTGCCGAACGCTTCGACGTTCCGGTGCGGGGCCTGGATCGCCCCATGCAGTCGGCAACAGCAGAAAATATCACGATCTTGAACTTCGGTATGGGAAGTGCCCTTGCTGCGACGTGTATGGATCTTTTGACAGCTGTGAATCCCAAAGCCGCTCTTTTCCTGGGAAAATGCGGAGGTTTAAAAAAGAAGAATCAATTGGGTGACTTTATTCTTCCTATCGCCGCGATCCGTGGTGAAGGCACTTCCAACGAATATATGCCTGCAGAAATCCCGGCCTTGCCATCATTCCGTTTGCAAAAAGCGGTGTCGTCCATGATCGCAAAACATCAGTGTGATTATTGGACGGGAACGGTTTACACAACCAACCGTCGCGTGTGGGAGCACGACGAACAATTCAAAGACTATCTTACAAAAACGCGTGCCATGGCTGTGGATATGGAGACCGCAACGATCTTCGTTACCGGCTTTGTAAATGAAATTCCGCGGGGCGCTTTGTTGTTGGTTTCTGATAATCCGATGATCCCTGATGGTGTGAAAACAGAAGAAAGTGATAAGAAAGTCACCGCCAATTTTGTCGACAAACACTTGAGTATCGGCATCGATGCCTTGCGAGAATTGCGTGACTCAGGCGAATCGGTGAAGCATCTCCGCTGGGATTGA
- a CDS encoding pirin family protein, whose amino-acid sequence MSSTQNNILMEIAPRFVSVGGPTVHRLMPYAKKRMIGPFIFFDYFPATDFAAGEGMEVRPHPHIGLSTLSYLLEGKVLHHDSLGHKQLLTPGDVNWMTAGSGISHSERVPPELHGKPHRLHLLQFWVALPLTQEDRAPSFKHHEAASIPRLQVGDADVRVIAGSALGKTSPVDVYSKLFFLDVQLRQGGTFEFDPENQELAFFVIKGLVSLGDKEIGTDDFVILEQDSSLKITAVQDTQVVVLGGEAFPEPRHIYWNYVSSAKEKIEKAKQAWLDGSFPQVPGEPDIIPLPTQK is encoded by the coding sequence ATGAGTTCTACACAAAATAATATTCTCATGGAGATTGCTCCCCGCTTCGTGTCTGTAGGCGGGCCCACTGTGCATCGCCTGATGCCTTACGCGAAGAAACGCATGATCGGTCCCTTTATCTTTTTTGATTATTTTCCTGCGACGGATTTCGCTGCGGGAGAAGGCATGGAAGTACGACCTCATCCCCACATTGGACTGTCGACGTTGAGTTATCTTTTAGAAGGAAAGGTTCTTCACCACGACAGCTTGGGACACAAACAACTGCTCACTCCCGGAGATGTGAACTGGATGACGGCAGGAAGCGGCATCTCGCATTCAGAACGAGTTCCACCTGAACTTCACGGCAAACCCCACCGACTGCATCTTTTGCAGTTCTGGGTCGCACTCCCCTTAACCCAGGAAGATCGGGCGCCGTCCTTCAAGCATCACGAAGCGGCCAGCATTCCACGTTTGCAGGTGGGGGATGCGGACGTTCGCGTGATTGCCGGTAGCGCCTTGGGAAAAACTTCTCCGGTCGATGTTTACTCGAAACTTTTCTTTCTGGATGTGCAGCTTCGTCAGGGCGGAACTTTCGAATTTGACCCGGAAAACCAAGAACTCGCCTTCTTTGTGATCAAAGGATTGGTGTCTTTGGGAGATAAAGAGATCGGCACAGATGACTTTGTAATTCTGGAACAAGACTCCTCTTTGAAAATCACGGCGGTCCAAGACACGCAGGTTGTTGTCCTGGGTGGCGAGGCCTTTCCAGAGCCACGGCATATTTACTGGAACTATGTTTCTTCAGCGAAGGAAAAAATCGAAAAAGCGAAGCAAGCTTGGCTGGATGGCAGCTTCCCGCAAGTTCCCGGCGAGCCTGACATCATTCCGTTGCCCACACAAAAATAA
- a CDS encoding S8 family serine peptidase: protein MKIMWSVIFLILTSPALASQNEWLIQVAPQYRNLLPSLAYSPMGLDADLRILTTGKHFVLRGSDKKIAILAAQNWIQRIEENKIYTLATLPNDPDFKKSWSLNNNGQRSPLGDIGKAGADIHILPVWQKGFTGSQNIKVAVIDSGVEYSHSDLKENIWVNTAEIPNNGIDDDRNGFVDDYYGWDFVGKDSDPKDELGHGTHCAGTIGARGNDGLGITGVNWQVAIMSLRAFDERGHGELADIVEALDYARLMGAKIVNASWGGDPYSEILHDAIADLEKSGVLFVAAAGNDSMDNDLTPFYPANYELENVISVAATDNQDQLANFSHYGAKTVHIAAPGVGIYSTVLNNQYDAYSGTSMAAPHVAGVAALLWTAFPHESYRQIKERILKGADPAYSLKRKIQSQGRVNAWNSFRNIRSPEAEPDQTLWKSRKILVQSSHPYLSADTSRWLITQPGATHVRVHFAKIDLEEGFDKVQIQKEDGTLVEEISFNSGDYTSEFVHGDKILIQMKADLSLEKWGFLIDRIEWLENTK from the coding sequence ATGAAAATCATGTGGTCCGTCATTTTTCTAATCTTGACGTCACCGGCACTGGCATCCCAGAACGAGTGGCTGATCCAAGTGGCGCCGCAATATCGCAATCTTCTTCCGTCGCTCGCTTACTCACCGATGGGACTCGACGCAGACCTAAGGATTCTGACCACGGGAAAACATTTTGTCTTACGTGGTTCCGATAAAAAGATCGCAATCCTGGCTGCGCAAAACTGGATTCAGAGAATCGAAGAAAATAAGATCTACACTTTAGCGACATTGCCGAACGACCCCGACTTCAAAAAATCCTGGAGCTTGAATAACAACGGCCAAAGAAGTCCCCTGGGAGACATTGGTAAGGCCGGAGCTGACATCCACATACTGCCGGTATGGCAGAAAGGCTTTACTGGAAGCCAAAACATTAAAGTGGCTGTCATAGATTCGGGGGTTGAATACAGCCATTCGGATCTAAAGGAAAATATCTGGGTGAACACCGCCGAGATTCCTAACAATGGCATCGATGACGATCGCAATGGTTTTGTTGATGACTACTACGGCTGGGATTTTGTAGGCAAGGATTCAGACCCCAAAGACGAACTGGGACACGGCACTCACTGCGCAGGGACTATCGGCGCGCGGGGCAACGACGGCCTCGGTATTACCGGAGTGAACTGGCAGGTGGCGATTATGTCTCTACGGGCGTTTGATGAACGCGGTCACGGTGAATTGGCCGATATTGTCGAAGCGTTGGACTATGCCCGCCTTATGGGCGCAAAGATTGTAAACGCCAGTTGGGGCGGCGATCCCTATTCCGAAATTCTTCATGACGCCATTGCTGACCTTGAAAAAAGCGGCGTCCTGTTCGTGGCTGCGGCGGGAAATGACTCTATGGACAATGATCTCACACCCTTTTATCCCGCAAACTATGAACTCGAAAATGTCATCTCTGTTGCGGCGACCGATAATCAGGACCAACTCGCTAACTTTTCTCACTACGGCGCCAAAACAGTTCATATCGCGGCTCCAGGGGTTGGCATCTACAGCACGGTCTTAAACAACCAATACGATGCTTACAGTGGAACTTCCATGGCGGCCCCTCACGTCGCCGGTGTCGCCGCTCTTTTGTGGACAGCCTTTCCCCATGAAAGTTATCGGCAAATAAAAGAACGAATCTTAAAAGGCGCAGATCCCGCTTACAGTTTAAAAAGAAAAATTCAATCCCAAGGGCGAGTGAATGCCTGGAATTCTTTTCGGAATATTCGATCACCCGAAGCCGAGCCGGATCAGACTTTATGGAAAAGTAGAAAAATTCTGGTGCAGAGCTCACATCCCTATTTAAGCGCCGACACCTCTCGGTGGCTGATCACTCAACCTGGCGCCACCCACGTTCGCGTTCATTTTGCCAAGATAGACCTGGAAGAAGGGTTCGACAAAGTTCAGATTCAAAAAGAAGATGGCACATTGGTAGAAGAAATTTCTTTCAACTCGGGCGACTACACCTCTGAATTTGTCCATGGTGACAAGATCCTCATCCAGATGAAGGCCGATCTATCCCTGGAAAAATGGGGCTTTCTGATCGATCGCATCGAGTGGTTGGAAAACACAAAGTGA
- a CDS encoding M23 family metallopeptidase, with the protein MNNKFLSQILGSVLVMTAAPGLAQAFDELNDTLYLENKQVIHLYGASELSDGRRALISAVELPEDSILSIDINTINSALSDAKNSPERIRFPYMAPGQSEIKVNQAGFVCGVNIVDVMDEEIRSDSIMDRTDLCLSLSDLRVTGALASNGDDALRSFNEFMNDGNLSAMNSLSKYVDRLRTERIEYGLIEKAGVSPIISPIKGCAAGCLHATSEYGMRMHPVLKRKRLHKGIDLRAKTGTSVVSVFDGKVLATRTERNRKTKRISGYGHYVIVVHPENKLETLYAHLSEFKTKTGQAVRQGDLIALSGNTGIGTAPHLHFETHIQGKKGFAPANPRGFLGSLVSTLAWLANLFKIG; encoded by the coding sequence ATGAATAATAAGTTTTTGTCACAGATACTGGGCAGTGTTTTGGTAATGACTGCGGCACCAGGATTGGCGCAGGCTTTTGATGAACTCAACGACACTCTTTATCTGGAGAACAAACAGGTTATTCATCTTTATGGTGCTTCGGAGCTTTCCGATGGACGTCGCGCCCTGATTTCCGCAGTGGAGCTTCCCGAAGACTCTATTCTTTCTATCGACATCAATACGATCAACTCGGCCCTCAGTGATGCCAAAAATAGTCCCGAACGCATTCGCTTTCCATACATGGCCCCCGGTCAGAGTGAAATCAAAGTCAATCAGGCCGGTTTTGTCTGCGGTGTTAATATCGTCGACGTGATGGATGAAGAAATTCGCTCTGACAGCATTATGGATCGTACGGATCTTTGTCTTTCTCTTTCTGACTTGCGAGTCACGGGTGCTTTAGCCAGCAATGGCGATGATGCTCTTCGCTCTTTCAACGAATTTATGAACGATGGTAATTTAAGCGCGATGAACTCTTTGTCCAAGTACGTCGACCGGTTGCGCACAGAACGCATTGAATACGGTCTAATTGAAAAAGCGGGCGTCAGTCCCATCATCAGTCCCATCAAAGGTTGTGCCGCGGGTTGCCTTCACGCGACCAGCGAATACGGCATGCGCATGCATCCCGTTTTAAAACGCAAACGCTTACATAAAGGTATCGACTTGCGCGCTAAGACAGGAACTTCGGTCGTCAGTGTTTTTGACGGTAAAGTTTTGGCGACACGCACGGAAAGAAACCGTAAAACCAAAAGAATTTCAGGCTATGGTCATTATGTGATCGTGGTGCATCCAGAAAACAAGCTTGAAACCTTGTACGCCCATTTGTCTGAATTCAAAACCAAGACAGGCCAAGCGGTACGTCAGGGCGACTTGATCGCACTTTCTGGCAACACCGGAATTGGCACCGCGCCTCACTTACATTTTGAAACTCACATCCAGGGTAAAAAGGGTTTTGCCCCAGCGAATCCACGCGGTTTCTTAGGGTCTTTGGTGTCGACGTTGGCTTGGCTTGCTAATTTGTTTAAAATCGGCTAA
- a CDS encoding Crp/Fnr family transcriptional regulator, with protein MDAHLEELKQFEQFKGFGDNVIRYLCEGGRVCFSQHRDVLFKFEEEAHYFGIVLSGAYKLCRPSLGGNDSIVQVVLPGDIVGALIMSNPKPIYPVSVVSMGPSRFLKIPRDVYPTAWQMNAAVASRVQELLGRRMQQMHAHKVLMRSHLSVRVAQLLLDFMDQVGNDGVYKLKVPMTRQEIADVLGVTVESVIRTMSPWSKEGIIQTADQYIQVQQVDALVKITLGAD; from the coding sequence ATGGACGCGCACTTAGAAGAGCTTAAGCAATTCGAACAATTTAAAGGTTTCGGCGACAATGTGATCCGCTATCTGTGTGAGGGTGGGCGGGTGTGTTTCAGTCAGCATCGTGATGTTCTATTTAAGTTTGAAGAAGAGGCGCATTACTTTGGCATCGTTCTTAGTGGCGCCTACAAACTGTGCCGTCCGTCTTTGGGTGGAAATGATTCAATTGTGCAGGTTGTGTTGCCGGGGGACATTGTCGGTGCTTTGATTATGAGTAATCCGAAGCCCATCTATCCTGTCTCTGTGGTTTCAATGGGGCCGTCCCGCTTTTTAAAAATACCACGAGACGTCTATCCCACAGCGTGGCAGATGAATGCCGCCGTTGCCAGTCGCGTTCAGGAATTACTGGGACGCCGAATGCAACAGATGCACGCTCACAAAGTTTTGATGCGATCGCACTTGTCTGTGCGGGTGGCGCAATTACTTTTGGATTTTATGGATCAAGTGGGCAATGACGGTGTTTACAAGTTGAAAGTTCCGATGACTCGTCAAGAGATCGCCGACGTCTTGGGTGTCACAGTAGAATCTGTCATCAGAACCATGAGTCCGTGGTCCAAAGAAGGAATTATTCAAACTGCGGATCAATACATTCAGGTTCAGCAAGTAGATGCTTTGGTCAAAATCACTTTAGGAGCCGATTAA
- a CDS encoding CbbQ/NirQ/NorQ/GpvN family protein: MKENSIFYHPRDREIEFFERAYKLSWPLLLKGPTGCGKSRFVQYMAAKVDRPLIEVACHEETSAVDLVGRFVLKGGETVWQDGPLVKAMRDGAILYLDEVAEAREDIIVALHPVLDHRRTLFIDKTGETLRASPGFMVVASYNPHYQSHLKELKPSTKQRFMALSFLYPEEADEIAIVQKESGLEKDMVEKLVRFSAKIRNLDHLDLRETVSTRLIIAAAALIKEGAPKRASVDCGIIQALTDEPETVEALREAAALYF; encoded by the coding sequence TTGAAAGAAAATAGCATTTTCTATCATCCTCGGGATCGCGAGATCGAATTTTTCGAAAGAGCTTATAAGCTTTCGTGGCCTCTTCTTTTGAAGGGGCCCACAGGCTGCGGGAAGTCCCGCTTCGTGCAGTACATGGCTGCCAAAGTCGATCGACCTTTAATTGAGGTCGCCTGTCATGAGGAAACTTCTGCGGTCGACTTGGTCGGCCGTTTTGTTTTAAAGGGTGGCGAAACCGTGTGGCAGGATGGACCTCTGGTTAAAGCCATGCGGGACGGTGCGATTCTCTATTTGGATGAAGTGGCAGAGGCACGGGAAGATATCATTGTCGCCCTTCATCCCGTTCTTGATCATCGCCGAACTTTATTTATCGATAAGACCGGCGAGACCTTGCGCGCCAGTCCAGGCTTTATGGTCGTGGCCAGCTACAATCCGCACTATCAAAGTCATTTGAAAGAGCTGAAGCCCTCGACAAAGCAAAGATTTATGGCGCTGTCGTTTTTGTATCCCGAAGAAGCCGACGAAATCGCGATTGTTCAGAAGGAAAGCGGCCTTGAAAAAGACATGGTCGAAAAGCTCGTGCGCTTTTCCGCGAAAATCCGCAATCTGGATCATTTGGATTTACGGGAAACGGTTTCAACTCGTTTGATTATTGCGGCAGCGGCGCTGATTAAAGAGGGCGCTCCGAAAAGAGCCTCGGTGGATTGTGGAATTATTCAAGCCCTGACGGATGAACCCGAAACGGTCGAAGCCTTACGCGAAGCTGCGGCTCTCTATTTTTAG